GGTTCGCAGGCGCCGGGCACGGAGCGGATGGCTTCGAGGACCCGCCGTCTCGCGGGCGCATTCCAGATTTTTTCGAACTTCGTATCCTGGAGGTTCCCCAGACGTATCGGAAGCGAATCGCACGGATAGACGCTTCCTTCCCAATCCACGTAGGCGAGGGCGGACGCGGCCTGGCATCCCGAAAACTCCACCCTTCCGCCGGTCTCCGCGGGAAAGGCGTGGCGAAGTATGCGCCAGAGGAAATAATCGTGCGCGACCAGTTTCTTGCCCTCGAGTGAAATGCGAAGGGACGAAAGGCTCCGTGCGGCATCCTGAAGCGCTCCGGCGCCTGCGATCGGAACGTGCCCCACGGATGCGAGCGAACGTACGGCATTTATGTTCGGCAGGTGGAGCGTCCGCGCTCCGCTCTCCGCGAATTCTTCGATGATGTCCGCAAGATGCGACAGGTTATCTTCGTCGGGAAC
The sequence above is drawn from the Deltaproteobacteria bacterium genome and encodes:
- a CDS encoding SPASM domain-containing protein — encoded protein: MPIRVRWDIDFQGRYGRAKRIARRIHEASPLIVELRIDGEKGLAEFPAIFTEIHKNNPRIETTLPLDPDAVAAARWGYPMDFIWEVKALQPFRRRLPPDAEAISFVPDEDNLSHLADIIEEFAESGARTLHLPNINAVRSLASVGHVPIAGAGALQDAARSLSSLRISLEGKKLVAHDYFLWRILRHAFPAETGGRVEFSGCQAASALAYVDWEGSVYPCDSLPIRLGNLQDTKFEKIWNAPARRRVLEAIRSVPGACEPCDQRDACLSGCRGLAYHAAGTLNAPDPACPEPTVLPPK